A stretch of Gymnodinialimonas phycosphaerae DNA encodes these proteins:
- a CDS encoding c-type cytochrome: MANGELVFNAAGCGSCHAIDGDDRILAGGMDFLIGRVGTLYAPNITAHPTAGIGNWSRADFLNAVLRGVSPEGETYLGAAFPLPAYARMNPEDAVDLQAYLTTLPQSDAPSRDHAVNFLGDAYLSLFSRDQPGLMGHADPQLERG; the protein is encoded by the coding sequence ATCGCGAACGGTGAGTTGGTGTTCAACGCGGCAGGCTGCGGATCGTGTCACGCCATCGACGGCGATGACCGCATCCTGGCGGGGGGCATGGACTTCCTCATTGGTCGCGTCGGCACGCTTTACGCGCCCAACATCACGGCCCATCCCACGGCGGGCATCGGCAACTGGTCGCGGGCGGATTTCCTCAACGCCGTGCTGCGCGGCGTGTCGCCCGAGGGCGAGACCTACCTTGGAGCCGCCTTCCCGCTCCCCGCCTATGCGCGCATGAACCCCGAGGATGCCGTGGACCTGCAGGCCTACCTCACGACGCTGCCCCAAAGCGATGCGCCGTCCCGCGATCATGCGGTGAATTTCCTGGGTGATGCCTACCTCAGCCTGTTTTCCCGCGATCAACCGGGCCTGATGGGGCACGCTGATCCGCAACTGGAGCGCGGCTAA
- a CDS encoding caspase family protein, whose translation MSPRRSLLPAGRILFALCLCLSLLWSATAHAQTRHAFVVGIDTYENVGSLEKARNDARAVAGALEEVGFRTQLLIDVDETALLTELTRFSGQLNPGDEVVFYFAGHGVEINGRNYLLPADVPSVAPGQELVVTRGALPDAPTGSADPCAAARADWSLIGETPGVALLEAYRTAHSGCPLMMMLASERLAALTATPAPSPPAATLEPTHTPAHTPSPQGDVSVPVQACVAAADPDHTSIADLRADAAQATARARCAAALVQITDRASAEGTHVLALLGRAAHAAGNFEEAVSFYEEAAHANPMAASNLGSLYQTGRGVAADGARAAELFQSAGELGAAYGWHNYASLYYRGEVVPLDYDRAAEAYLRAAQ comes from the coding sequence ATGAGCCCCAGACGTTCCCTCTTGCCTGCGGGGCGCATCCTGTTCGCGCTGTGCTTGTGCCTTAGCCTGCTTTGGTCCGCCACGGCCCACGCCCAAACCCGCCACGCCTTCGTGGTCGGCATCGATACCTATGAGAACGTCGGATCTTTAGAAAAGGCACGCAACGATGCGCGCGCCGTGGCGGGCGCGTTGGAAGAGGTGGGCTTTCGCACACAGCTTCTGATCGATGTCGATGAAACGGCTTTGCTGACGGAACTCACGCGGTTCTCGGGCCAGCTCAATCCCGGAGATGAGGTGGTGTTCTACTTCGCGGGCCATGGGGTGGAGATCAACGGGCGCAATTACCTGCTGCCCGCCGATGTGCCAAGCGTTGCGCCGGGGCAAGAACTGGTCGTGACCCGTGGCGCGCTGCCCGACGCTCCCACAGGCTCGGCTGATCCGTGCGCTGCCGCCCGCGCGGATTGGTCCCTGATCGGGGAAACGCCGGGTGTCGCCCTGTTGGAGGCTTACCGCACCGCCCACAGCGGCTGTCCGCTGATGATGATGCTGGCGTCCGAGCGCCTTGCTGCCCTGACCGCCACGCCCGCGCCGTCACCACCTGCGGCGACCCTTGAACCCACCCACACGCCTGCGCACACCCCTTCACCCCAGGGCGACGTCTCGGTCCCTGTGCAGGCCTGCGTGGCCGCCGCCGATCCGGACCACACCTCCATCGCGGACCTGCGCGCAGACGCGGCCCAGGCCACAGCGCGGGCCCGCTGCGCCGCGGCGCTGGTCCAAATCACTGACCGCGCCAGCGCGGAGGGCACGCACGTGCTTGCGCTGCTGGGACGCGCTGCCCACGCGGCGGGAAACTTTGAAGAAGCGGTGTCATTTTACGAAGAGGCCGCCCACGCCAATCCCATGGCCGCCAGCAACCTTGGGAGCCTGTACCAGACCGGGCGCGGTGTCGCCGCCGACGGGGCCCGGGCGGCCGAGCTATTCCAATCTGCCGGAGAACTGGGGGCCGCTTACGGGTGGCACAACTACGCCTCCCTCTACTATCGCGGCGAGGTGGTTCCGCTGGATTACGACCGCGCCGCCGAGGCTTACCTTCGGGCCGCGCAATAG
- the dusA gene encoding tRNA dihydrouridine(20/20a) synthase DusA, translated as MQINQHARLSVAPMMDWTDRHCRFFHRLMSRDALLYTEMVTSAAVLNGDRDRLLAFNPAEHPVALQLGGADPAELARAVRVLRDYGYDEVNLNVGCPSDRVQSGCFGAVLMRQPDLVADCVRAMQGESDVDVTVKCRIGVDDQDPHEALPRFLEAMVGAGVTRVTIHARKAWLQGLSPKQNRDVPPLDYDLVHAMKRAFPQLHISLNGGIATLDEADAHLKAGLDGVMIGRAAYHTPADVLLQADRRIFGRDRRARTAEQVALEMLPYIEAHLQDGGRLNQITRHILGLFAGRPGARGWKRILSEGAHRDGAGPELVERALQEVTARAA; from the coding sequence AATAAATCAACACGCTAGATTATCTGTCGCACCGATGATGGATTGGACCGACCGCCACTGTCGGTTCTTCCACCGTCTGATGTCGCGCGACGCCTTGCTCTATACCGAAATGGTCACTTCCGCCGCAGTACTCAATGGCGACCGAGATCGCCTGCTTGCCTTCAACCCGGCGGAGCATCCGGTTGCCTTGCAGCTTGGCGGCGCGGACCCGGCAGAGTTGGCGCGCGCCGTGCGTGTCCTGCGCGACTATGGCTATGATGAGGTCAATCTGAATGTAGGTTGCCCCTCGGACCGGGTGCAATCGGGCTGCTTTGGGGCCGTGTTGATGCGCCAGCCGGATCTCGTGGCTGATTGCGTGCGGGCAATGCAGGGCGAAAGCGATGTGGACGTCACCGTGAAATGTCGGATCGGCGTCGATGATCAGGACCCCCATGAAGCGCTGCCCCGGTTTCTGGAGGCGATGGTCGGGGCAGGGGTGACGCGTGTCACGATCCATGCGCGCAAGGCCTGGCTTCAGGGATTGAGTCCGAAGCAGAACCGGGACGTGCCGCCGCTGGATTACGATCTGGTGCACGCCATGAAACGCGCCTTCCCGCAGCTTCATATCTCGCTCAACGGAGGCATCGCTACGCTGGATGAGGCCGACGCCCACCTGAAAGCGGGCCTCGACGGGGTGATGATCGGGCGCGCGGCCTATCATACGCCTGCCGACGTACTGTTGCAGGCTGATCGGCGCATCTTCGGCCGCGATCGCCGCGCCCGTACGGCCGAGCAGGTGGCCCTGGAGATGTTGCCCTACATCGAGGCGCACCTGCAGGACGGGGGGCGCCTCAACCAGATCACGCGGCATATCCTAGGCCTATTCGCGGGGCGTCCCGGCGCGCGGGGATGGAAGCGCATCTTGTCGGAAGGCGCGCATCGCGATGGGGCAGGGCCCGAGCTTGTCGAGCGCGCCTTGCAAGAGGTCACCGCCCGCGCGGCATAG
- a CDS encoding tetratricopeptide repeat protein encodes MYWTGRMYRDGTGFAQSDAQAARWFERGAEAGNVNAMTQFGFMLSEGLGVAQDQSAAARWFQTASDAGSAEAAARLGIGHRLGEGVARNPDQAYLLLSRAAEEGNGRAMRHLGQMFAEGDGVAQSDADAAQWYQQRVDAGDAASATHLGAFYFNGRGVTADRNRASELFRQAAEGGDAAGMRNTGVMYREGYGVAVSHAEAMHWFQRAVALGDAFAHYYIGWQYQYGNGVPVNAREAAQWFVSGLAAGHDYALRNPAEFNGAVGREMQELLRERGRYDGAIDGVIGPGTVAAMRAYMELGERLIEL; translated from the coding sequence ATGTATTGGACGGGGCGGATGTACCGCGACGGGACAGGCTTTGCCCAGAGCGATGCCCAGGCGGCCCGGTGGTTCGAGCGTGGGGCAGAAGCTGGCAACGTCAACGCCATGACCCAATTCGGGTTCATGCTGTCCGAAGGATTGGGCGTGGCGCAGGACCAAAGCGCGGCCGCGCGCTGGTTTCAGACCGCCTCGGACGCGGGCTCGGCCGAGGCGGCGGCCCGTCTTGGCATCGGCCATCGCCTCGGCGAGGGGGTCGCGCGCAACCCGGACCAGGCCTATCTGTTGCTGTCGCGCGCGGCAGAGGAAGGCAACGGGCGCGCCATGCGGCACCTCGGCCAGATGTTTGCAGAGGGCGACGGCGTGGCCCAAAGCGACGCAGACGCCGCGCAATGGTATCAGCAAAGGGTCGATGCGGGGGACGCTGCTTCGGCGACGCACCTGGGGGCCTTCTATTTCAATGGACGCGGCGTCACCGCCGACCGCAACCGCGCGTCCGAGTTGTTTCGCCAGGCCGCCGAGGGTGGCGATGCGGCCGGCATGCGCAACACGGGTGTCATGTACCGCGAAGGTTATGGGGTGGCCGTCAGCCACGCCGAGGCGATGCATTGGTTCCAGCGGGCCGTCGCACTGGGTGACGCGTTCGCGCATTACTACATTGGTTGGCAGTACCAATACGGCAACGGCGTGCCGGTGAATGCGCGCGAGGCCGCACAGTGGTTTGTGAGCGGTCTGGCGGCGGGGCACGATTACGCCCTCCGCAACCCCGCAGAATTCAACGGCGCCGTGGGCCGCGAGATGCAGGAGCTTTTGCGTGAAAGAGGCAGGTACGATGGCGCAATCGACGGCGTTATCGGGCCCGGAACCGTTGCAGCGATGAGAGCGTACATGGAGCTTGGCGAAAGACTGATCGAGCTATGA
- a CDS encoding OmpA family protein, with translation MPISTTIQRAVLVACLAWPGVGTAQEALDVDSLLDALIRPEPSSSITRSLGAAPVVSGPTAEEVLFLERLPTRGLTVEVRAEVAEIAMERELPRIDLDIPFDYDSDDLRADVMADLVTIGQALSSEGLSGSRFILAGHTDGVGSAAYNQNLSERRAASVRSFLIEAFGLPEQQLVAVGFGFEQLLTPQDPSAAANRRVEVINLEVAWE, from the coding sequence ATGCCGATTTCAACCACGATCCAACGGGCCGTTTTGGTCGCATGCCTCGCGTGGCCTGGCGTCGGCACGGCGCAAGAGGCGCTTGACGTGGACAGCCTGCTGGATGCGCTGATCCGTCCAGAGCCGTCTTCCAGCATCACCCGCAGCCTTGGCGCAGCACCCGTCGTGTCCGGGCCCACGGCAGAGGAGGTGTTGTTCCTGGAACGGCTTCCCACGCGCGGGCTTACTGTCGAGGTGCGCGCCGAAGTGGCCGAAATCGCGATGGAGCGGGAATTGCCGCGCATCGATCTGGACATTCCGTTCGACTACGACAGCGACGACCTGCGCGCCGATGTGATGGCGGATCTGGTAACTATCGGGCAGGCGCTGTCGTCCGAGGGTCTTTCCGGGTCCCGCTTCATCCTGGCCGGTCACACCGACGGCGTCGGCAGCGCCGCCTACAACCAGAACCTGTCCGAGCGGCGCGCGGCCTCGGTCCGCAGTTTCCTGATCGAAGCCTTCGGGCTGCCGGAACAGCAACTTGTGGCTGTGGGTTTCGGGTTCGAGCAACTGCTCACCCCCCAGGATCCCTCTGCCGCCGCAAACCGCCGTGTCGAGGTGATCAACCTCGAAGTCGCGTGGGAGTGA
- a CDS encoding caspase family protein, with the protein MFAIRLLCAAIALALAIPNAASAQERHALVIGINAYDNLGSLEKAVNDGRAMADSLERAGFTVDAGYDLSRRDFVLLLTRFLDRLGPDDEALVFYAGHAVAIENRNFLVPADASALEQSSEALIIAESIGQEFILDQITATGVRLSVVIMDACRNNPFEGLSTRSLGRDAGLAITQPPRGVFMMYSADEGQTALDRLSNDDPHPNSVFTRTLLPLIEEPGIDIVDIARRLRGDVQALAAGDQHQQFPVYRDRMQGGGQFVINRIRAVAEQPAPVTTPPGAAVVPTPMARVAPPVAVNPCVTARADWALLGNSPSVAVLQAYRAAHSGCPLMMTLASDRLAALITLPQPVPQPIPQTVQPSIGANPVGSGA; encoded by the coding sequence ATGTTTGCGATCCGCCTTCTGTGTGCGGCCATTGCGCTTGCACTTGCCATACCCAACGCGGCCTCCGCGCAGGAACGGCATGCGCTGGTGATCGGCATCAACGCCTATGACAACCTCGGGTCTTTGGAAAAGGCCGTGAATGATGGCCGTGCCATGGCCGATAGCCTGGAGCGGGCGGGGTTCACCGTGGACGCGGGCTATGACTTGAGCCGCCGCGATTTCGTGCTTCTTTTGACCCGGTTCCTCGATCGCCTTGGGCCCGATGACGAAGCGCTGGTCTTCTACGCGGGCCACGCCGTTGCGATCGAGAACCGCAATTTCCTGGTGCCCGCTGACGCCTCCGCGCTGGAACAATCCAGCGAGGCGCTGATCATCGCGGAAAGCATTGGGCAGGAGTTCATTCTTGATCAGATCACCGCCACGGGCGTGCGCCTGTCCGTGGTGATCATGGACGCCTGCCGCAATAATCCGTTCGAGGGGCTGTCGACCCGCTCGCTCGGGCGGGACGCGGGCCTTGCGATCACGCAGCCGCCGCGCGGCGTCTTCATGATGTATTCCGCCGACGAAGGGCAAACGGCGCTGGACCGTCTCAGCAACGATGACCCGCACCCGAATTCCGTCTTCACCCGCACGCTTCTGCCCCTGATAGAAGAGCCCGGCATCGACATCGTCGACATCGCCCGCCGCCTGCGCGGTGACGTGCAGGCCTTGGCCGCAGGCGATCAGCACCAGCAGTTTCCTGTCTACCGGGACCGAATGCAGGGTGGGGGGCAGTTTGTGATTAACCGCATCCGAGCCGTCGCTGAGCAGCCAGCGCCTGTCACAACGCCTCCGGGGGCTGCCGTGGTGCCTACACCCATGGCGCGGGTAGCGCCACCGGTTGCAGTCAATCCCTGCGTTACTGCCCGGGCTGATTGGGCGCTTCTGGGCAACAGCCCCAGCGTGGCCGTGCTTCAAGCCTACCGCGCGGCCCATAGCGGGTGTCCGTTGATGATGACATTGGCCTCGGACCGCTTGGCGGCTTTGATCACGCTGCCGCAGCCCGTGCCCCAACCGATACCGCAAACGGTGCAGCCGTCCATCGGGGCAAACCCAGTCGGCAGTGGGGCCTAA
- a CDS encoding ferric reductase-like transmembrane domain-containing protein, giving the protein MTFASAGHETASNLSALLAGTIGFSLMTANIVLATRPRGLEQWMGGLDRVYEVHKWSGALVLGLIVAHTQIGFDQVEGVLPPGSLS; this is encoded by the coding sequence TTGACGTTTGCGTCTGCGGGCCACGAGACGGCATCCAACCTGTCGGCGTTGCTGGCGGGAACCATCGGGTTCTCTCTTATGACGGCCAATATCGTGCTGGCCACGCGACCGCGCGGGCTGGAACAGTGGATGGGCGGGCTGGACCGCGTTTACGAGGTGCACAAATGGTCCGGCGCGTTGGTTCTGGGCCTGATCGTGGCCCACACGCAGATCGGGTTTGACCAAGTCGAGGGCGTCTTGCCGCCCGGTTCGCTCAGCTAA
- a CDS encoding c-type cytochrome, with translation MGNCAGCHTPREGRLSERLNHDDAFAGQSTMIGEYAGAINAERLALYSAEAFVNGVMAEGMRLDGLPMTSATMRRVARATGGLSHEDRVAIYAYLMGAPVDPSTVQQLDSGAEALVVEVAQVVEQAAPEVMDMTGATSLMNRVDAFCAVPDEAVTPAAAVPAAASPVGVSPEIEAAVSAVLDEHCRSCHGPGMTYQRSFLTGPMAQLARDPAAVVSGDHQASLLYDTIASNRMPTPNRPRLQPAELQALVAWIDALAPAPSVPQAAAPAVEAARTAVARPAMPELVGGSFEEMVGAAVADLGAIDEQDRQHIRYFSFAHLPMPEIDCTQEGALRNPMHYIHAGLNKFINSVFRAPTIQQVTPVARTDGALVRIDLRDFGWTADDWRALTERVHTQGAVEAGVTAAAWDELAPPYPYAVSPTSDPMLGVIANYTGSAVPILQADWFTRHASEQPYYDMLLRLPDNIAVLEARMGIDVFREIREMRLIRAGFLAASSGVSDHNRMLERFDLPRGGYYWRSYDFAGSDGSQSLITHPDGPAEMGLTVSGTAPFEHDGGEMIFSLPNGMQGYYLSEADGRRLSEGPTSIVSFRERPIGRGIELVNGRSCFACHDNGMIARRDEIRSFIQTAPHFDIRQRDVLLRMYPEQSVLDEYFRRDTETFVAALSAMNATQRTVAGREASILAPDGSGEIVTWLADFRFRRLDIADLAQRFFLTEEEFRTRARQIGDPHLAQLVSGWVQRFDNGLLVTQDEVDTHWAALLPRLTLLDALDYHPGTVDYQVAGGAYEAAAVAAIEIAVGADADAYAPRVDVPAYVAPVTHADPLEITLHVPRQQVYVDDLLTFEVSTNRACILQIIYVEINDAIVELPQAVIGAELIQPDERRLIPQAASGLQLRFDRPGVGETLLAYCREPSSGQPAIDAAQMVAVAHERYQPLFRGLTVEAANRVEDDAGRSAFASVTIDVLG, from the coding sequence TTGGGCAATTGCGCGGGCTGCCATACCCCGCGCGAAGGCCGCCTCTCAGAGCGGTTGAACCACGACGACGCCTTCGCGGGTCAATCCACGATGATCGGCGAATATGCAGGCGCGATCAACGCCGAGCGTTTGGCGCTGTACTCGGCGGAAGCCTTCGTGAACGGTGTCATGGCCGAAGGCATGCGCCTTGACGGCCTGCCGATGACCAGTGCCACCATGCGCCGTGTTGCTCGTGCCACGGGGGGACTATCCCACGAAGATCGCGTGGCGATCTATGCCTATCTGATGGGCGCGCCGGTTGACCCCAGCACGGTGCAGCAACTGGATAGCGGCGCGGAAGCGCTGGTGGTCGAAGTCGCGCAGGTGGTCGAGCAAGCCGCGCCCGAGGTCATGGACATGACCGGCGCCACGTCCCTGATGAACCGCGTCGATGCCTTCTGCGCCGTGCCCGATGAGGCGGTGACGCCCGCCGCCGCCGTGCCTGCTGCCGCGTCCCCCGTGGGTGTCTCCCCCGAGATCGAGGCAGCCGTCAGTGCCGTCCTGGATGAACATTGCCGCAGCTGCCACGGCCCCGGCATGACCTACCAGCGCAGCTTCCTGACCGGCCCCATGGCGCAACTGGCGCGCGATCCTGCCGCTGTTGTGTCGGGCGATCACCAAGCCTCGCTGCTTTACGACACAATCGCCAGCAACCGGATGCCCACGCCGAACCGTCCGCGCCTGCAACCGGCGGAACTGCAAGCGCTGGTCGCCTGGATTGACGCGCTTGCCCCGGCGCCTTCGGTGCCGCAGGCTGCCGCGCCTGCCGTGGAAGCCGCCCGCACCGCCGTCGCACGCCCGGCAATGCCGGAGTTAGTCGGCGGCTCGTTCGAGGAAATGGTCGGTGCTGCCGTGGCAGACCTTGGCGCAATCGATGAACAGGACCGCCAGCACATCCGCTATTTCAGCTTCGCGCATCTGCCAATGCCCGAGATCGACTGCACCCAGGAAGGTGCCCTGCGCAATCCGATGCATTACATTCACGCGGGCCTGAACAAGTTCATCAACTCGGTCTTTCGCGCGCCCACGATCCAGCAGGTCACCCCCGTCGCGCGCACCGATGGCGCGCTGGTGCGCATCGACCTGCGCGACTTCGGCTGGACCGCCGACGATTGGCGGGCCTTGACGGAACGGGTCCACACCCAAGGTGCGGTAGAGGCCGGAGTTACCGCCGCCGCCTGGGATGAGTTGGCCCCCCCATATCCCTATGCCGTCAGCCCCACGTCGGACCCGATGTTGGGCGTGATCGCCAACTACACGGGCAGCGCCGTGCCGATCCTGCAAGCCGATTGGTTCACGCGCCATGCCTCCGAGCAGCCGTATTACGACATGCTGCTGCGCCTGCCCGATAACATCGCCGTGCTGGAGGCGCGCATGGGCATCGACGTGTTCCGCGAGATCCGTGAAATGCGCTTGATCCGGGCCGGGTTCCTGGCGGCGTCCTCGGGCGTGTCGGACCACAATCGGATGCTGGAGCGTTTTGATCTACCGCGCGGGGGCTATTACTGGCGCTCGTATGATTTCGCGGGTTCCGATGGCAGTCAGTCGTTGATCACCCACCCCGATGGCCCCGCCGAGATGGGCTTGACCGTTTCGGGCACCGCCCCGTTTGAACATGACGGCGGCGAGATGATCTTTTCGCTGCCCAATGGCATGCAGGGCTATTACCTGTCCGAAGCCGACGGGCGGCGATTGTCCGAGGGGCCGACCTCCATCGTGTCCTTCCGCGAGCGGCCCATTGGCCGGGGGATCGAGCTCGTCAACGGGCGGTCCTGCTTTGCCTGCCACGACAACGGCATGATTGCGCGCCGCGACGAGATTCGGTCCTTCATCCAGACCGCGCCCCACTTCGATATCCGGCAGCGTGATGTGCTGTTGCGCATGTATCCCGAACAATCGGTGTTGGATGAGTATTTCCGCCGCGACACGGAGACCTTCGTGGCAGCACTCAGCGCGATGAACGCCACCCAGCGCACTGTGGCGGGGCGCGAGGCCTCCATCCTGGCACCCGATGGCAGCGGCGAGATCGTCACCTGGCTGGCCGATTTCCGGTTCCGCAGGCTCGACATTGCCGATCTGGCGCAGCGTTTCTTCCTGACCGAGGAAGAATTCCGCACCCGCGCCCGGCAGATCGGCGATCCGCATCTGGCGCAGTTGGTCTCGGGCTGGGTGCAGCGCTTCGACAATGGGCTTTTGGTGACGCAGGATGAGGTCGACACCCATTGGGCCGCGCTTCTGCCGCGCCTGACCCTGCTGGATGCGTTGGATTATCATCCCGGGACCGTAGATTATCAGGTTGCCGGGGGCGCTTATGAGGCCGCCGCCGTGGCCGCCATCGAAATCGCTGTCGGGGCCGATGCCGATGCCTATGCGCCGCGCGTCGACGTTCCCGCCTATGTCGCGCCCGTTACCCATGCCGACCCGCTGGAAATCACGCTGCACGTGCCGCGCCAGCAGGTCTATGTGGATGATCTGCTGACCTTCGAGGTCTCGACCAACCGCGCCTGCATCCTTCAGATCATCTATGTGGAGATCAACGATGCCATCGTCGAGTTGCCGCAAGCGGTGATCGGGGCAGAGCTGATCCAACCGGATGAACGGCGTTTGATCCCGCAGGCGGCCTCTGGCTTGCAGTTGCGCTTTGATCGCCCCGGCGTGGGCGAAACGCTGCTGGCCTACTGCCGAGAGCCGTCCTCGGGCCAGCCCGCGATTGATGCGGCGCAAATGGTCGCCGTGGCCCACGAACGCTACCAGCCGCTGTTCCGGGGCCTGACCGTCGAGGCCGCCAACCGCGTCGAAGACGATGCGGGCCGCAGTGCCTTTGCCAGCGTCACGATTGACGTTCTGGGCTGA